acaagttaagTTAAGTCAAGTTGTgtttcactttttgattttatattcacgagagaataacgtttttataaaaattgatgatgtATTAATCTATAAAGCTTGGATGGTATGTAGATGCCGACCGGGGGGGAAACTGCGTTGACCGAAGATCATATACGGGGTTTGCTTTCTTCCTAGCTGGTGCAACCATATCTTGGGACAGCAAAAAGAAGTCAACCATAGCCCCCTTAGTAGCACTAAGGCAGAGTATGTTGCTCTGTCCACAGCCTCTAAGGAAATTGTTTATCTGCggcttctgatctggctataatttataaagcctatgttagttcaaaacttgagtacaattaaTATATTTGGACAGATTCttctataacccacttgagtcttttggacagaatacaaaagagagctctaaaaatgatagatgAACGTTGACATTTtggcatctctcgagcaccgtcgttaGGTATCATGTGTAGGAAACGCCAATACGATTTTTGTACAACTCTTAATAAAATACCCTGTCGTTTTGACTCCTTGTAGTTACCCACGAATTTTCATATGGTTCATTGTGGCgtatgtgtaacatttttttttaagaattgaagaTTTCtagaaagtttttcttttcattcaattcttttcaattactaaaaattaaaagcttgAAATCTTAATAAAGTTCCGAAATGTGATGTTGCAGGTGAGAAACGTCAAATTGAGTCCAAGCAAATGGAAActttgccaacaaaaaaaaaattcaattaattcttTCATGAGAGCtacataattataaataattttagtgactaaacaaaatgttcacaaaTGTACATTAAATGCGCCTATGTAGCTATAGCATAAAATGGTCCAGCTTAAACTTTCGGCAAGTGGGACGTTTGGAATGAAACCTCATGCGGTCCACAAAACGTGCTATATCCGGCACATCTTCCAATTTGTTTGACAGGTTTTATTCTTACTAGTTAGCCTAGTAGAAAAATCAAgtaatacatttctttttctcCAAACCGTCAACCGAAACAGTCACTAACTAATAAATAAGAATATGATTTGAGTTAGGAGACTAAACTTCAGTATTCTTCTTAGTTGAGCTTCACTAAACCTTATTTTACGCTCACGacgaaaataaaaaggaaatcgGTAAGCTTAGGtctgagtttttattttaagaaagagataggttttgttaaagaaaaattgtgtcTTCAGGAAACAAGATTAAATGGACCGTCAGCTGACAATTGTGCTCTATTAGGAGCGAAAACAAACATGAGGTCTGTTCTTAAGGAAAATATTTGGATGTTCAAAAATTTGGTCTGCCATTAATACAAGATCTGGTAAGATTATATATTCAGTCATGTTGAATTTCCACCAATTATATTGGTTAGGTACGACAAATCATCCACGTTGGCCCATGGCCAAAAGTTTTCGTTCGTGGGCGAAAAATACCAACCAAGAAGGACTGATCGAAATTTAACCAGAGCAGAAATTCCATCACGGAAATTTTCACCTCAATTCACTCGGGGCTTGGCAAAATCTTTCAACACGGAAAGGGCAGAAGCGCTCCCAGAAAGAAACAAGCACCAAATTAAAAGTCCCAGATCCacatatataaaaacaacaacaaaattagtgAAACCCaacctaaaaatattaattattaataaaatagtgaTACCCTAAATGGCTAAAAGACTTTTTGGAGTAAGagaaagaaatagaaaatataaaaaaaggccgtgataatagagaaaataaATGATTAGATAAAATTAGAAAGAAATAAGTGTAAAAAGAAAGGAGAAAGTAtgataagcaaacaaaaaagttaataatcaaaaaaaaaaaattaatcaagatATGAAAAAAAGTGTACCATCCCATTCATCGtgagttaaaatttaatattttgttttgttaattttcaaatcttaaatccATGAGTTAAGGTcacatttcatttttgtattcttataacGTAGTTAAGgtcatatttcatttttgtatacataattgTAAAGTCATACTTAAGTTCTTAAATTCTTAGGATTTATCTGGAGTGCATAAtcgtaaaataattattgttataaacAAATCTCAATTACCCACTTGTAAACTGATGACGATTCATAAAGAAATCTCTTTGTTTCCAATGTATCTAATGCTGTCCTCAGCATTCctaaaaaattattgtcataTAAACAAATCTTAACTCTCTTTGTTTATTATGTATTCCAATGTATCTGATGCTGTCCTCAGCATTTAACGATATCAAACGTTGCCTTCTGCATCGTTCTGTACgaaatattataacaaaaaataaacattgtaaTAGAATTCGGTTTGAATATTTCACATCACATTGAGATACATATCGATGTGTGTGACTTATCCAAAGGGCTTATTCTATTCTTAATTAAATTCACAATTAATTTTGTGATGATTTAGCCAGGTTTGTGGTcagattaattaaatatttaaaaaagatttttccttATTGACCGCAAAAATCgttataaaaagacaaaatttgttgttgtttttaaaattttaatactttttattcaatacgaATGCATTTCGGTTCTCAACTGCGGAACCATCATCAGCGGacgacaattaaacaaaaacacaaagagATTACACaaattacaatttacaaaagctTGACTTAAGAgaaaacagaacaaaacaaaacaaagagtgTGATAAGTACTGTTTTTATCTATTCTCTTTCTTAATAGCGCTGAATAGTTTGGAGTCAATTGGTCCAGGTTCTAAGTTCATGAGGTTGTTGttgatatatatatgtatagattCATATGCGTCCAGTTTATtaggtttgtttacttttttcaaaagcttaaaattgtcgtcaaaagaaattattttgtgtgGACTATCGTTGTTTGGGTCAAATATGTGGGCTGCTATTGCTTTGTCTATCTCTTTCTTTTTTACGGATCGATGGTGTTCGTTGAATCTAACCTCTGCAGCTCTTCTTGTTTGtccaatgtattttttgttgcagttaGAGCAAGAGATTTGGTAAATGCCGCTGCATCGATTAGTTGGTATGTTGTCTTTTGTTGATCCTAggatagattttaatttgttgttgtttgtatgTACAATGCTCATTTCTGATTTAGCAAAGACATGTATTAGCTTGTTGGTGATATTCGGGGTGAAGGGTAAAGTGACGCGGTGTTTATTTGAACTTGTGTTTTGGTCAAATAACGTACTGATGTTGCTGAGCTTTAACTTCTTCGAGTGTTTTTTGATCAAATGGTCTATGACTAATTTATCGTAGCCGTTCACATCAGCTATATGAAGTATTTGTTGGTATTCTTTCATGTAGCTTTCAACTGATAAAGGTAGACGGCATAATCTGTAAACCATTGAATGGAAGGctgcaattttttgattataGGCGCAATATGAATCATTTGTTATGTATCGATCTGTGGATGTGGGTTTTCTGTAGACACTGAACTCAACGTTTTTCCCTTTTCTCTTGATTTCAAGGTCGAGAAAGGGCAAAGTGTGAAGGGTGTCATCCTCTTTCTCGAAAGTGAATTTAATGCTATGGAATCTGTTGTTGATTGTGGCGAGTATTTTTTCAGCTTCTGATTTCTTCACTACAGCAAAGGTATCATCAACATATCTGTGCCAAATACGTGGTAGTttaccttctttttttaaatcagattcAAATTTACACATGTAAGCTTCTGCGACATATGGCGAGAGGCCGTTTCCCATACTACATCCGAAGTCGTTTGAATAAAATGAGTCccgaaattgaaaacaattgtgtttcatgcaaatgttgatgcAATCaatgtaagtttttgttttttctggt
This window of the Eupeodes corollae chromosome 3, idEupCoro1.1, whole genome shotgun sequence genome carries:
- the LOC129950524 gene encoding uncharacterized protein LOC129950524, giving the protein MRKIVSNVSSPFTNITKWLVNELQKFGNFDGFSVKNTFDFVDKVKNIEIEDDEIMISFDVTALFPSIPINEAVEAIRNHLLKFDLPPEKTKTYIDCINICMKHNCFQFRDSFYSNDFGCSMGNGLSPYVAEAYMCKFESDLKKEGKLPRIWHRYVDDTFAVVKKSEAEKILATINNRFHSIKFTFEKEDDTLHTLPFLDLEIKRKGKNVEFSVYRKPTSTDRYITNDSYCAYNQKIAAFHSMVYRLCRLPLSVESYMKEYQQILHIADVNGYDKLVIDHLIKKHSKKLKLSNISTLFDQNTSSNKHRVTLPFTPNITNKLIHVFAKSEMSITTYQLIDAAAFTKSLALTATKNTLDKQEELQRLDSTNTIDP